A single region of the Canis lupus dingo isolate Sandy chromosome 38, ASM325472v2, whole genome shotgun sequence genome encodes:
- the SLC26A9 gene encoding solute carrier family 26 member 9 — protein sequence MSQPRPRYVVDRAAYSLTLFDDEFEKKERTYPLGEKLRNAFRCSSAKIKAAVFGLLPVLSWLPKYKIKNYIIPDLLGGLSGGSIQVPQGMAFALLANLPAVNGLYSSFFPLLTYFFLGGIHQMVPGTFAVISILVGNICLQLAPESKFSIFNNATNESYVDTAAMEAERLHVSATLACLTAIIQMGLGFMQFGFVAIYLSESFIRGFMTAAGLQILISVLKYIFGLTIPSYAGPGSIVFTFIDICKNLPQTNIASLIFAIISGILLVLVKELNARYMHKIRFPIPTEMIVVVVATAISGGCKMPQKYHMQIVGEIQHGFPTPVSPVVSQWKDMIGTAFSLAIVGYVINLAVGRTLASKHGYDVDSNQEMIALGCSNFFGSFFKIHVICCALSVTLAVDGAGGKSQVASLCVSLVVMITMLVLGSYLYPLPKSVLGALIAVNLKNSLKQLADPYYLWKKSKLDCCVWVVSFLSSFFLSLPYGVAVGVAFSALVVVFQTQFRNGYALAQVMDTDIYVNPKTYNMVREIEGVKIVTYCSPLYFANSEIFRQKIIAKTGVDPQKVLLAKQKYLRKQEKGKLPTQQRKSLFMKTKTVSLQELQQDFENASPTDPNNNQTPANGASVSYITFSPDSSPAAHCEAPASAETPNEPSEMLASVPPFVTFHTIILDMSGVSFVDLMGIKALGKLSSTYGKIGVNVFLVNIHAQVYNDISHGGVFEEGCLERNHVFPSIHDAVLFAQANAREVAPGRDFQGAPSDPELSLYDLEEDSPSYWDLEQEMFGSMFHAETLTAL from the exons ATGAGCCAGCCCAGGCCCCGCTACGTGGTAGACAGAGCTGCATACTCTCTCACCCTCTTTGATGATGAGTTTGAGAAGAAGGAGCGGACGTACCCACTGGGAGAGAAACTTCGCAATGCCTTCAG ATGTTCTTCAGCCAAGATCAAAGCTGCAGTGTTTGGGCTGCTTCCCGTGCTCTCCTGGCTCCCCAAGTATAAGATCAAAAACTACATTATCCCCGATCTGCTGGGTGGACTCAGTGGTGGATCCATCCAGGTCCCACAAG GCATGGCATTTGCTCTGCTGGCCAACCTTCCTGCCGTCAACGGTCTCTactcctctttcttccccctcctcacCTACTTCTTCCTGGGGGGTATCCACCAGATGGTGCCAG GTACCTTTGCCGTTATCAGCATCCTGGTGGGTAACATCTGTCTGCAGCTGGCCCCAGAGTCCAAATTCTCGATCTTCAACAATGCCACCAACGAGAGCTACGTGGACACAGCGGCCATGGAGGCCGAAAGGCTGCATGTGTCAGCAACACTGGCCTGCCTGACCGCCATCATCCAG ATGGGCCTGGGCTTCATGCAGTTTGGCTTTGTGGCCATCTACCTCTCGGAGTCCTTCATCCGGGGCTTCATGACAGCAGCCGGCCTGCAGATCCTGATCTCAGTGCTCAAGTACATCTTTGGTCTGACCATCCCTTCCTACGCAGGCCCGGGGTCCATCGTCTTT ACCTTCATTGACATTTGCAAAAACCTTCCCCAAACCAACATCGCCTCGCTCATCTTTGCCATCATCAGTGGCATCTTACTGGTGCTGGTGAAGGAACTCAACGCTCGCTACATGCACAAGATCCGCTTTCCCATCCCTACAGAGATGATTGTG GTGGTGGTGGCAACAGCTATCTCTGGGGGCTGTAAGATGCCTCAAAAGTATCACATGCAGATCGTGGGAGAGATCCAACATGG GTTCCCCACTCCGGTGTCGCCTGTGGTTTCACAGTGGAAGGACATGATAGGCACTGCCTTCTCACTGGCCATCGTGGGCTATGTCATCAACCTGGCTGTAGGCCGGACCCTGGCCAGCAAGCACGGCTATGATGTGGATTCTAACCAG GAGATGATTGCCCtgggctgcagcaacttctttggCTCCTTCTTTAAAATCCACGTCAtttgctgtgctctctctgtcactctggCTGTAGATGGAGCTGGAGGCAAGTCCCAG GTGGCAAGCCTGTGTGTGTCGCTGGTAGTGATGATCACCATGCTGGTCCTGGGGTCCTATCTGTACCCTCTCCCCAAG TCTGTGCTAGGAGCCCTGATAGCCGTCAACCTCAAGAACTCTCTCAAGCAACTCGCTGACCCCTACTACCTGTGGAAGAAGAGCAAGCTGGACTGT TGTGTCTGGGTGGTGAGCTTCCTCTCCTCGTTCTTCCTGAGCCTGCCATATGGGGTGGCCGTGGGCGTTGCCTTCTCCGCCTTGGTTGTGGTCTTCCAGACTCAGTT TCGAAATGGCTAtgctttggcccaggtcatggaCACTGACATTTATGTTAACCCCAAGACCTATAATATG GTCCGGGAAATCGAGGGGGTTAAGATTGTCACTTACTGCTCCCCTCTCTACTTTGCCAACTCAGAGATCTTCAGGCAAAAGATCATTGCCAAG ACAGGCGTAGACCCTCAGAAAGTACTGCTGGCCAAGCAAAAATACCTCAGGAAGCAGGAGAAGGGGAAGCTGCCCACACAACAGAGGAAGTCTCTGTTTATGAAAACCAAG ACTGTCTCCCTCCAGGAGCTCCAGCAGGACTTTGAGAACGCCTCCCCGACTGACCCCAACAACAACCAGACTCCTGCTAATGGCGCCAGCGTGTCCTACATCACCTTCAGCCCTGACAGCTCCCCAGCTGCGCATTGTGAGGCACCAGCCTCTGCGGAGACCCCCAATGAGCCCAGTGAGATGCTGGCCAGCGTCCCACCCTTTGTCACCTTCCACACCATCATCCTTGATATGAGTGGGGTCAGTTTTGTGGACTTGATGGGCATCAAAGCCCTAGGCAAG CTGAGCTCCACCTACGGGAAGATCGGTGTGAACGTCTTCTTGGTGAACATCCACG CCCAGGTGTACAACGACATCAGCCACGGTGGTGTCTTTGAAGAAGGGTGTCTAGAGCGCAATCACGTCTTTCCCAGCATACACGATGCTGTCCTCTTTGCCCAGGCAAATGCCAGAGAAGTGGCCCCAGGACGTGACTTCCAAGGG GCTCCATCGGACCCCGAGCTGTCCTTATACGATTTGGAGGAGGACAGCCCCAGCTACTGGGACTTAGAGCAG GAGATGTTCGGGAGTATGTTTCACGCAGAGACCCTGACTGCCCTGTGA